TCACTAACAAACAAAAATTGACGAATCGGGGTAGTTGAGAGCCAGAGTTTCAACTAAAAATAAAGTCTGGGGCAATGAAACGGCATTAGAAATGGAAACCAGGAACTTGAACCTCCTAAGACCCAAGCTTTGCTTGGGcttacattttagatttcttctagttatttgAGATAAGGAGTGACCAATAAATACAGTAAttggataatatctaatatctgattgttatatttattatatttatattgttattattactgtCATTGATATTACTATTCATACTGTTATtgttattgctattattattaacaatactctctttataaaataaaaaataaaatgctcacATATGTGGATGCCAGGTCTTAAGAGGTAAAAATAAGATAATCTGTATGAAAATGTTCAATTATTGTTAAAATGTGTCTGCTGGTCTCAGTGGTAGGTAACTTCGAGGGGGGGGAAAtacatattttctgtaattactaaacaagacttttctttcaaataatttcaaatAGCATGTAACACGTAAATAACTACCGTACTTattctctgtcattttattagtaatctgtaatttaacaaaatggtgaaatcctgcaaaataacagttaaatatCTACCTTCTTTCAATCCTCAATacaatttgtttttcaaatgatGTCAAATCTGTAGAACAGTTATATTTCTGCTGATTTAACAGTAgtagaaaaaatgttttgatttcgTTTTGGTTGAACTTTTCCAGTTAATCTGCAAATGTGAACACCAGAGGGCAACAAACTAAAACTTGCTTATTCCTTCATCCTAACAAAGACTGCACACCTCATGTAATTTTACACTTATAATATAACATATTTAATTATAATGGAGATACTTTAGTACAGAAAGTTTAACattctattaaaaaaagaatcaaattCTAAATACATCGTTGGTATTTTTAAACTTTGTGCAGTtcgtttatgttttgttgttttgagcctACTATGCAATTAGGCAGATTTGGAAAGACAGTCTGTATATTTTCTATTTCTGACTCTTAATACTCATCAAACTCTGGTGTAGAAATGTAAACTATGTTGCAGCTGTGCGTTTATTTTTCACGTCCGGGATGGTAACACGCTCATGATACCGGAGAGCGCTCTGAGTGGACTGTTTACAGAAGAAATCTCTTCATGTGGTTTTGTGTGCCTGCACTGCCTCATGGGTGGGTCCCTTTTGAGACTTTCTTGGACGGTGATGCACAGACTGAGGCTGAGCAAAAGGGAGCTCTGTTCTGCACAGAGGAAATGGGCGTTCTCCTTGGAAAGTTTGGAGTGagtgaatgaaaaaaataacgGAGGTGTGGCAAAGCTAGAAAAGACCACCAAGAGGGGCACGAGGTTGTCGAGTGCTGGAGCTGCTCAGAAACGGCTGAGATCTGATTCAGGGGAACAAGCAATATCTGGAGTAAGTAGATCTTTCCTTAACTTTCTGGGCATTCTCAGTGAATATCTGTTGTGTTTGAGACCAAGACGACACCATTTACATCACATGTACAAGCTCTGGAAGTAATGTTCCAACACTGTGTCATCAAAAGTGGCaagatgtgtgtttttattatcaTACTATTTATGTGCCACTTACTCTTAACAACCTTGTAAGAGAAGCAGGCTGTGTCTTTCTAAtatatgtgttttatttcattcctttgccaaaatgatcatttttgtttAAGTTTTATCCTTTCACTTTGATGCAGTGCATGAAATCTAGAGTAATGGACTTTAATTGGGACTCCACCACCCACCCAAATGGACCTCTCCTACAGATAAAGATCTTTACAGACAATTTGATTCTGTTTCTTATTTCCTTGTCTGTCTTCTGTCTGACAGGATTGCGTCCCAATTTGAACTCAAAATACTCTTGCTATTGTACAACGTCAGATATTTTTATCAAATAGCAGGCTTTGGGTCTGACGTTAAATTCCTCTAAGTTAAGCAACTTGACTGAAATCCAAATCTAGGTTAAAGTACAGCCTGGTAACCCTGCACACCGGGGGAAAAAACAAGCATTCAGAAGGGCAGAGAGGTTAATTGGGTAAATATTTTGGCACTATTTAGACTTCAACGGGTCCACCCAGTCCAGGTTCATTGCTTTACTTATGGCGACACACAGACCAGTCAAAGAGAAGTTTTAGAAATAACTCCTTGCGCTCTGTTTTGAAGCGTGGTCTTATGTAACACAGAGTATACTCTGTTCAGCTCCTCACATTTTCCATTTCATGTTTCAAGGCAAAACAGGAAAGTTACCCAACACTGATCTTTTTTACTGTGGAGCCACTAATTTAACACATTAGTCTCACGCTTTTCCCTCGCCAGCTGCAGTGTTGGATGCACGAATCCTGAATATaaactttgttgtttgtttttggcaggGAACTGAAAATGGCATACCTGCTGATGTTTGTCACCCTGCTGCATCTCATCACACTGGCCATGCTGTTCATCGCGACCATGGAGAAGGTAACGGGACACCGTGCTTGTTTGCTTTGGCTGTATTATTTCAGAGGTTTAACAACTCTGCGTGTCACGTCTAACCTCATTTTACAGTCCTGGTGGGTGTGGGACAGCATGGAGAACTCAGACCTCTGGTACAACTGCAGGTTTGACAACTCCACCGGAACCTGGCTGTGTGCATCCTCCAAAGAAACTGGtacacatttcagtttgtatGTGTCTATCAagcgttgttgtttttttgtttttttttaagtagtggcttttaacccttgtgtcatcCTGAGGGTCAAacttgacccgttttaaagtctgaaaatgtggaaaaaatatatatattcagagTGAAACTtccgatgtccacattttcaacattttcttagaaatctttgaacattttttggtggaaaaaaggaaaagttaaaaatgttaaatttttttgtgaatgttcttcaagaaaatattagaggttttactgatatatttgtaatcacttgagatatttttaggaatttttttgggaagatctttcttcattttttgaaattatttacaagtattttcttgccaaatttgagggatttttttgaataaaatttttaagggaaacttttaaggaattattggaattttcttcctgaaggttttgcaaattttcagaaatttggagaattttttttctttgttgaattattggatttttttcagataaggaaacaatattttttggcgtccgtaaatgaggacaacaggagggttgaatATGATTTCCTTCCTCAGAGTGGCTTCAGGCAGTGCAGGTCCTGATGGTGCTCTCAGTGGTCTTCTCCTCAGTCTCCTTCCTGGTGTTCCTGGGTCAGCTCTTCACCATGTCTAAGGGTGGACTCTTCTACTTCACTGGACTGTGTCAAGTGTTTGCAGGTAACAGAGGAGTGAAACAGTGTGTCATCGACATGCTTTTGCCATTCCAAAAGGAACACAGGAAAGCACATGGTTGCCAAATAAATCAAACGTTTTGGTGACTAAAGCCTCCACACTTTAGGTACAACAAGTATTGCACTTCACAA
The window above is part of the Acanthochromis polyacanthus isolate Apoly-LR-REF ecotype Palm Island chromosome 6, KAUST_Apoly_ChrSc, whole genome shotgun sequence genome. Proteins encoded here:
- the LOC110972694 gene encoding epithelial membrane protein 3-like, with amino-acid sequence MAYLLMFVTLLHLITLAMLFIATMEKSWWVWDSMENSDLWYNCRFDNSTGTWLCASSKETEWLQAVQVLMVLSVVFSSVSFLVFLGQLFTMSKGGLFYFTGLCQVFAGLTAFCAALIYTLRNKDILPDSKELTSGHFGYCFILAWVCVPLLLCSGIIYIHLRKKE